In the Euphorbia lathyris chromosome 5, ddEupLath1.1, whole genome shotgun sequence genome, one interval contains:
- the LOC136230930 gene encoding 5'-3' exoribonuclease 3-like encodes MLQNTKELKEKLKARLPQKSHLFQNGGLGTDKVKLGTADWRKRYYKEKFSAENASDIESTREDIVEKYTYIRFALGPCLLFLRGAIMHMVLSVPLRSICFGYERSSPGQGEVS; translated from the exons ATGTTACAAAATACCAAGGAGCTGAAAGAGAAGCTGAAAGCTCGTCTTCCGCAGAAATCTCATCTTTTCCAAAATGGAGGCTTAGGGACAGACAAG GTAAAACTGGGGACCGCTGATTGGAGAAAAAGATACTACAAGGAAAAGTTCTCTGCAGAAAATGCTAGTGATATTGAAAGCACCAGAGAAGATATA GTAGAAAAGTACACATATATAAGGTTTGCATTGGGTCCTTGTTTATTATTTCTCAGAGGTGCCATCATGCACATG GTTTTATCGGTACCATTACGCTCCATTTGCTTCGGATATGAAAGGTCTAGCCCGGGTCAAGGTGAAGTTTCATAA